The genomic region GCGAGAAGCCGGAGGTGAACTCGGCGCCGTGGCTGCCGACCAGGTGCACCGTCGGCGGCATCCCCGACAGCGACCGCAACACTTCGAGTGCACGTCCGGAGATCAACGCCGTGGCGGTATGCGGCAGCTCGGCCAGTGCGACGAGCGCGTCGGCGGCTTGGTCGAGTGGCCGCGCGTCCGCCGGGTTGTTGACGATCGGGGCCAGCGTCCCGTCGAAGTCGGAGGTGACCAACAGGCGGGGTGCCGCGGCGGCCGCGTCCAGCGCGCGGGACAACTCGTCCGGTAAGCCCACCGGCTAGATCTTAGGGTGTTCCCCGTCACCGATCAGCAGGCGCACGGCCAGGTCGAGCCGTTTGCTGACATCGGTGGCCGAGGCTCGCCGGGTGAGCCAGGCGAGCAGGTTCGACAGCCAGACGTCGGAGATGACGCGCGCGATGTGGTACTGGTCCTCGGTGGGTTCGCCGTCGCTCATGGCACGCGCGAACATGGAGTCCATCAGCTTGCCGACGTGATCGACCTCACCGGCCGCCGACGCGTCGGCGAACACGAACGCCCGCGTCATCGCCTCGGTCAGCAGCGGATTGCGCTGCATGGCGCGGTTGAGCTTGCCGACCATGATGTTGAGCCGCTGGTAGGGCGTACCGCCGGACAGCGCGGCGCGATCGGTCTTGGCGTCGATGCGCTCGAACTCCCGGCCCAGCGCCGAGACGAGCAGGTGCACCTTGGACGGAAAGTAGCGGTACAGCGTGCCGACCGCGACGTCGGCGCGTTCGGCGACGGCCCGCATCTGAACGGCCTCATAGCCGCCCTTGGAGGCGATGGCCAGCGTGGCGTCCAGAATGCGCTTGCGCCGCTCTCGCTGAGCCTCGGAACCCAGTTCCGACTCGGACAGCACCGCCACGTTCATCACCTGCCGCGGCCGCGAATCCGACGTCGGGCTCGAGTCGGTGGCTGCTGGCTGAGACGGGCCGGACATGCGGCGAGTAACTCCTTCATCGTGCGTTCGCGCGGAAAACGATACGCATGCCGATCCTCTATTTCCCAACCCGGCACCCGCTGTCGCACCGAGGTGTCCTGCTGTGATGGCGGTCGACTTGACGGTCGAACGCTGGCACTATTAGAACACGTTCTAGTGGGGAGCACGGCCTTCTCACCCAAACGCTAGGAGAAGACGGTGCCGCTCGCATCCCCGGGGACCATTTCCGACGAGCAGTTGGCCGTGCGCGAACTCGTTCGGGACTGGGCCGCCGCGTCGAGTCCCGTCGCGGCCGCCCGGGAGGTGGAGCAGGGCCGGCAGGACGCCTGGCGGACCGCATTCGACGGTCTGGCGCAATTGGGCATCTTCGGTGTCGCGCTGCCCGAGGAGCACGGCGGCGCCGACGGCACGGTCGAGGACCTGTGCGCCATGGTCGACGAGGCCGCGGCCGCGCTGGTGCCGGGGCCTGTCACCACGACCGCGTTGGCGACGCTCGTGATCGATCGGCCCGAGGTGCTTGCGGCGCTGGCGTCCGGTGAGCGGGTCGCCGGTATGGCTCTGTCGTCACAGGTGCGATTCGTCGACGGTCGCGCGTCGGGCACCGCGGACTTCGTGCTGGGCGCCGACGCGGCCGGGGTGCTGCTGTTGCCGGCCGTCGACACCTTCGTGCTCGTCGACGCGACGGCCGGCGGTGTCACGATCGAACCGCTGCAGCCCACCGACTTCTCCCGGCCGTTAGCCCGCGTCGTCCTCGACGACGCACCGGCACAGGAGGTAGGCGTCTCGGCGCAAACCGTCTCCGACATCGCGGCCGCGGTGACGGCCGCCGAAGCCGCCGGCCTGGCGCGCTGGACGCTGCAGACCGCCACCGAGTACGCCAAGGTGCGCGAACAGTTCGGCAAGCCGATCGGCAGTTTCCAGGCGATCAAGCACATGTGCGCCGAGATGCTGTTGCGCTCGGAGCAGGCATCGGTGGCAGCCGGTGACGCCGCGCGGGCCGCGGCCTCCGCGTTGACCGGCGGCGACGAGCACCAACTGTCGATCGCGGCGGCGGTCGCCGCCGCGGTCGGTGTCGATGCGGCGAAGGCCAACGCGAAGGACTGCATCCAGGTGCTGGGCGGCATCGGCATCACCTGGGAGCACGACGCGCACCTGTACCTGCGACGGGCCTATGGCGTCGCGCACTTCCTCGGTGGCGCGCAGCGCTGGCTGCGCCGGGTGGCTGCCCTGACGCAGCAGGGCACGCGCCGCGAACTCGGCATCGACCTCGGCTCGGTCGCTGAGATGCGGCCCGAAATCGCTTCGGCCGCAGCCGAAATCGCGGCGCTGCCGGTCGAGAAGCGGCAGGCGGCACTGGCCGACGCGGGTCTGCAGGCACCGCACTGGCCCAAGCCCTACGGCCGTGCTGCCGGCCCTGCCGAGCAGCTGATGATCGACCAAGAGCTGGCCAAGGCGGGTGTCTCACGTCCCGACCTCGTCATCGGATGGTGGGCCGCGCCGACGATTCTCGAGCACGGCAGCGCTGAGCAGATCGAGCGGTTCGTGCCCCCGACGCTGCGCGGCGAACTGCTCTGGTGCCAGCTGTTCTCCGAGCCGGGCGCGGGTTCGGACCTCGCGTCGTTGCGCACCAAGGCCGTCCGTGCGGACGGGGGCTGGAAGCTCACCGGCCAGAAGGTGTGGACCTCGGCGGCGCACAAGGCGCAGTGGGGCATCTGCCTTGCCCGTACCGATGCCGACGCACCGAAGCACAAGGGCATCACCTACTTCCTGGTCGACATGAAGTCGGCGGGCCTCGACATCCGGCCGTTGCGTGAGATCACCGGCGACAATCTGTTCAACGAGGTCTTCTTCGACGACGTCTTCGTGCCCGACGAGTTGGTCGTCGGGCAGGTCAATGACGGATGGCGGTTGGCCAGAACGACGCTGGCCAACGAACGCGTCGCGATGTCGCACGGCACCGCGCTGGGCAATCCGATGGAGGAACTGCTCGAGCAGGTGGCCACCCTGGACTTCGACGTGGCCGGCCAGGACCGGCTGGGCGAGCTGATCGTGGCGGCCCAGGTCGGGTCGCTACTGGATCAGAAGATCGCGGAATTGGCCGTCGGGGGCCAGGATCCCGGGCCGCAGGCCAGCGCCCGCAAGCTCATCGGGGTGCGCTATCGGCAGGCACTGGCCGAGATCAGGATGGAACTCGCCGAGGGGGCGGGTGTCGTCGACAATCAGCAGGTCTTCGACTTCCTCAACACCCGTTGCCTGACCATCGCCGGCGGCACCGAGCAGATCCTGCTCACCCTCGCCGGCGAACGCCTGCTCGGCCTGCCCCGCTAGCTGAACGCGGCTTGCGCGCAGGCGTCCGGCGAAGTGAGGTTCACCCCGGCGTAGACGACCTGGATGTGCGAGCAGGCGATCAGCGGGACATCGGTCCTGGGCGCGCCGGTGCTCTGGTCGACGGGCCATACGTCGGCCCGGAACTGGAATTTCTCCGGAGGCCCGCCGCCGAAGTAGATCGTGGTGAACTCGACGTCGGTGAGCGACTTGAACGACCGGGTGTTGGGCACATCGAAGGTGAAGTGCACATAGACGCCCCGGTCCATCGTCCGCAGCGTGGTGGTCTGGCGCGCCCACAGATCGCCGGGAAAGCCGAGGACACCCTCGGGTGCGCGCAGATTGGCCTGCGTGTTGACGAGACACTTCGCCTCGGCCGCGATGCAGTTGGCCGTCACGTGCATCTCGAGGGTCTGCGCCGCGTTCACGGGAATCGACGAGTCGGCGGTGTCCACCGCTGCGGCCGCCTGTGGCATCGGACCGGCCAGTGCGACGGTCAACCCCGTCGCCGCAGCGAAAACGTCGAGCCACCGCTTCACTGTCTGCTCCCTTTCGGTCGTGCGGCGATGCTAGCCCGCGCGTTATTCGTCGTACGTGACTTCGACCGAATCCGATCGCGGCCTGGCCTGACAACCCAGGATCAGACCCTCGTCGAGATCGGACTGCTCGAGGACGTCGTTGACCTCCATGTCGACCTCGCCGCTCTTCTTGAGCACCGCACACGCGCCGCAGTGGCCCTCACGACAGGAGAACGGGGCGTCAAGTCCCTTGTCCAGCAGCACATCGAGCAGCTTGGCGTTGCGCGGCCAAACCACCTCATGGGTCTGACCGTCCAGCGTGACCACCGCGGTCGCCGGACCCTCGTCGCTGTCGTCCTCCTCGATCACCACCGCGGCGAACGGGTCGGACTCCAGCGACTTGAACACCTCGATGTGCACGTGGTCGGCGGGCGCGCCGACGTTCTTGAGGGCCTCTTCGGCGGCGGCCATGAACGGTCCGGGACCGCAGATGTAGGCGTCGTGGCCGGCGTACGGGGCGGCCAACGCCGCCAGCGCCGCGGCACTCGGCAGCCCCTGCACGGCCTCGAGCCAGTGCACGACCACGAATCGGTCGGGGTACTTGGCGGCCAGATCCTGCAGCGCGGTCCCGAAGATCACCGAGTTCTCGTCGCGGTTGGCGTAGATCAACACCACCTTGCCGCTCCCCTCGGCGAGCGCCGACTTGCAGATCGACATCATCGGCGTGATGCCGCTGCCCGCGGCCAGCAACAGGAAGTCGGTGTCGAGCGTCTTGGGCACGAAGGTGCCCGACGGCGCAAGCACGTGGATCTTCATGCCGGTGTGCGCGTGATCGCACAGCCAGTTCGACGCATACCCGTCGGCCGTCCGCTTGACCGTCACGGTCATGGGGTCGCCGGTGAACGGCGAACTGCACAGCGAGTAGCAACGGGCCACCGACCCGGTCCGGTCGCTGGGGACCCGCAGCGTCAGGAACTGACCGGGCGCGTAGCGCAGCCGTTCGGCAGGCACTTCCGGGTCGTCGGGGCCGTCGGGGACCCGGAATACCAGCGACCGGGCTTCGGGGGTCTCCTCGACGACGTCGGCCAGCTCAAGCTCGAGCACATGGCTACCGAGCGGCTCGTCGGTCACTTGCCTGTCCCACCCTTTCTGTCCGGCGTTGACGCCGATAACTAGAACAGGTTACAGAAATACATGTGTGCAGGTCGAGCCCCTGAAGGATCGCGCTGCTCGACACAAATCGTAACGTGTTCTAATCTCTGTCTAAGTCCTTAGCACCGGGAGGCACACCAGTGACGTCCATTGAACAGCGTGACGTGCAGTCGGTCCTAGCCGGCATCGACGACCTGCTGCCGCTCATCGCCAAGCGCGCCCAGGCGACCGAGGAACTGCGCCGCCTCCCCGACGAGACGGTCAACGAACTCGACGAGGTCGGCTTCTTCAAGCTGCTGCAGCCCGAGCAGTGGGGTGGTCTGCAGTGCGATCCCACCGTTTTCTACGAAGCCGTGCGCCGTCTCGCCAGCGCATGCGGGTCCACCGGTTGGGTCAGCTCGATCATCGGTGTGCACAACTGGCACCTGGCGCTGTTCGATCAGAAGGCGCAGAAAGAGGTCTGGGGTGCCGATCCCACCGTGCGGATCTCGTCGTCCTACGCGCCGATGGGCGCGGGCACCGTCGTCGACGGCGGCTACCTCGTCAACGGCACCTGGCAGTGGTCGTCGGGTTGCGACCACGCGACCTGGACCTTCGTCGGCGGCCCGGTCATCAAGGACGGCCGACCCGTCGACTTCGGGAGCTTCCTCATGCCGCTCGGCGACTACACCATCGACGACGTCTGGAATGTGGTGGGCCTGAAGGGCACCGGCAGCAACAACCTGGTGGTCAAGGACGTCTTCGTGCCGCGGCACCGGTTCCTGTCGTACAAGGCGATGAACGACCACACCGCCGGTGGCCTGCAGACCAACACCGCTCCCGTCTACAGGATGCCGTGGGGCACCGTGCATCCGACCACGATCTCGGCGCCGATCGTCGGCATGGCCTACGGCGCCTACGACGCCCACGTCGAGCACCAGGGCAAGCGGGTGCGTGCCGCGTTCGCCGGGGAGAAGTCCAAGGACGACCCGTTCGCCAAGGTACGCATCGCCGAGGCGGCCAGCGACATCGACGCCGCGTGGCGCC from Mycobacterium sp. IDR2000157661 harbors:
- the kstR gene encoding cholesterol catabolism transcriptional regulator KstR, with the protein product MAVLSESELGSEAQRERRKRILDATLAIASKGGYEAVQMRAVAERADVAVGTLYRYFPSKVHLLVSALGREFERIDAKTDRAALSGGTPYQRLNIMVGKLNRAMQRNPLLTEAMTRAFVFADASAAGEVDHVGKLMDSMFARAMSDGEPTEDQYHIARVISDVWLSNLLAWLTRRASATDVSKRLDLAVRLLIGDGEHPKI
- a CDS encoding acyl-CoA dehydrogenase, whose translation is MPLASPGTISDEQLAVRELVRDWAAASSPVAAAREVEQGRQDAWRTAFDGLAQLGIFGVALPEEHGGADGTVEDLCAMVDEAAAALVPGPVTTTALATLVIDRPEVLAALASGERVAGMALSSQVRFVDGRASGTADFVLGADAAGVLLLPAVDTFVLVDATAGGVTIEPLQPTDFSRPLARVVLDDAPAQEVGVSAQTVSDIAAAVTAAEAAGLARWTLQTATEYAKVREQFGKPIGSFQAIKHMCAEMLLRSEQASVAAGDAARAAASALTGGDEHQLSIAAAVAAAVGVDAAKANAKDCIQVLGGIGITWEHDAHLYLRRAYGVAHFLGGAQRWLRRVAALTQQGTRRELGIDLGSVAEMRPEIASAAAEIAALPVEKRQAALADAGLQAPHWPKPYGRAAGPAEQLMIDQELAKAGVSRPDLVIGWWAAPTILEHGSAEQIERFVPPTLRGELLWCQLFSEPGAGSDLASLRTKAVRADGGWKLTGQKVWTSAAHKAQWGICLARTDADAPKHKGITYFLVDMKSAGLDIRPLREITGDNLFNEVFFDDVFVPDELVVGQVNDGWRLARTTLANERVAMSHGTALGNPMEELLEQVATLDFDVAGQDRLGELIVAAQVGSLLDQKIAELAVGGQDPGPQASARKLIGVRYRQALAEIRMELAEGAGVVDNQQVFDFLNTRCLTIAGGTEQILLTLAGERLLGLPR
- a CDS encoding ferredoxin--NADP reductase produces the protein MTDEPLGSHVLELELADVVEETPEARSLVFRVPDGPDDPEVPAERLRYAPGQFLTLRVPSDRTGSVARCYSLCSSPFTGDPMTVTVKRTADGYASNWLCDHAHTGMKIHVLAPSGTFVPKTLDTDFLLLAAGSGITPMMSICKSALAEGSGKVVLIYANRDENSVIFGTALQDLAAKYPDRFVVVHWLEAVQGLPSAAALAALAAPYAGHDAYICGPGPFMAAAEEALKNVGAPADHVHIEVFKSLESDPFAAVVIEEDDSDEGPATAVVTLDGQTHEVVWPRNAKLLDVLLDKGLDAPFSCREGHCGACAVLKKSGEVDMEVNDVLEQSDLDEGLILGCQARPRSDSVEVTYDE
- the hsaA gene encoding 3-hydroxy-9,10-secoandrosta-1,3,5(10)-triene-9,17-dione monooxygenase oxygenase subunit: MTSIEQRDVQSVLAGIDDLLPLIAKRAQATEELRRLPDETVNELDEVGFFKLLQPEQWGGLQCDPTVFYEAVRRLASACGSTGWVSSIIGVHNWHLALFDQKAQKEVWGADPTVRISSSYAPMGAGTVVDGGYLVNGTWQWSSGCDHATWTFVGGPVIKDGRPVDFGSFLMPLGDYTIDDVWNVVGLKGTGSNNLVVKDVFVPRHRFLSYKAMNDHTAGGLQTNTAPVYRMPWGTVHPTTISAPIVGMAYGAYDAHVEHQGKRVRAAFAGEKSKDDPFAKVRIAEAASDIDAAWRQLIGNVGDEYALLEAGQEIPFDLRARARRDQVRATGRAIASIDRLFEASGATALNNDAPVQRFWRDAHAGRVHAANDPERAYLIFGNNEFGLPPQDTMV